GATGCCGTACCACCACGTATCTTCGTAGATATCAGGGAACGCAGCATCTACCTGCAGCAACATGGACAAGGCCTGCAGCTGCGGCCGGTAATCGCGGTAGTGGTGATTATTCAGCCCGAAGAAGAGAGCGCCATCGTTAGCACCGTAGTTAGGCAACCATCCGTTGCCATCATTCATGCAAACCCGGAGAAAACTGAGCGATTTGAGCGCCTTTTCCCTCACTACCGGAGCAAATACTTCTCCATTGAGCGTCGACAATTGCAGCGCCCAGGTAAGTAGTTGTATCACTACCCGGTGGTAGTTCATCGAGAATTGCAGGAAGGTACCGTCGTTATATATCTGATAGGCAATTTCCTGTTCAAACCATTTCCTGCCGCGGGCTTTCCATTGTGCAGCCTCCGGCAGGGAAGGAAAGAGCAAGCCTCCCAGATACAGTGTAAGCGTTTCCGTTATAGCATGATTATTCCTTACGGCAATCCTCGAAAAATTGATGTTATGATATACGTGATGCAGCTGCCAATAGATAGCATATTGTATGTGATCGAATAATTCGTTGGTCAGTGCCGGTGAATGGCGATAAAAGTATAAAGCAAAGGTCCAGTTCAATACGCGCAAACTTATCTCCTGACTGCACTTATAATGAGGGCCACAATTCACAGGATTGGCTTCAATCCACGAAAGGATCGCCTCAAATACCAGCTTCGCATTATCTGCACCGAAGTGATGATCGTACCGGATCACATCGTACAACCAGGCAAAGCGGGCCCGTTCCCAGACGAACTTGATATCGCCAGCAGTTGCGGAATAGTCGTTTATTTCCGTCCAGTGTGCCGCACCGTTATAAACATAGCCGGTATCCGGATTCCTCAGCCAGGAAAAATCCGGTCCCAGCGGCAGGGTTACGCCGTTGAAAAAAATGAGCTCATTTTTTCTGATCCGTTCAAAGCGTTGTGCAATTTCCGGAGCAGGCTGCCGGGGTACTTTAACGTCTTCCCGGCTTTTGAAGAAGAAGTTAACTGATTGTTGCTTCCACTCTTCGAGCGACAGGTAACGCTGGAACGCAGGCGCTTTCGGGAAACGCCTTTTCAGGCGCCCGGTTCTGCGATTCAACTCATGTGCGGAACGGAATGCGACGTATCGCAGGCCCATGTTCCGCACTACCTTAATGCCATTAAATACTGTATTCAGGCTACTCATATGCAACAGCTGGTTGTTCCTTCACCGCAAACAATTCAATTAAATGCGCCACAATCCGCTCTGCAGTTTTACCGTCCCACAATGCAGGAATAGCGCCCTTCTTCCATTTACCTTCGAATAGCCGCTGCATGGCAGGGGCCAGTGCTTTAGGGTCGGTGCCCAGCAGCTCATTAGTACCGGTAAGACAGGTTTCCGGTCTTTCGGTAGAATCGCGGAGGGTCATGCAGGGCACACCCATTACCGTCGTTTCTTCCGTGATGCCACCGGAGTCTGTAATAACTGCCTTAGCATTTTCTACGAGGTAATTGAACTCGAGGTAGCCCAGCGGTTCCACCAGGTGGAGACGGGGATGATTTACGGCGACCTTTTCCAGGCTCTTAGCTGTGCGCGGATGTACCGGGAAAATGACCGGCAGTTCCCTGCTGTTGTCCATGATTTCACCAATCAGCAGGCCGAGGTTATTTTCTTCATCCACATTGGCAGGGCGGTGTAAGGTCATCACGAAATACTGGCGGGGCTGCAACCCGGCCTGCTCCCAGATCGCCGGTGGTATGAAGCGGCTGCGTTGTTTCAACAGCGTATCTATCATGGTGTTTCCTACAAAGAGGATCTGCGCACCGGCTTTTCCTTCTTTCTGAAGATTGGTATTAGCCACTACAGAGGTAGTGAAAAAATAATCGGTGATGGCATCTGTTACGAGGCGATTAACTTCTTCCGGCATAGTAATATCACCGGAACGGATACCTCCTTCCACGTGTGCTACCCTGATCTTCATCTTTTTAGCAACGATGGCGCAGGCCAGCGTAGAAGTAACGTCTCCTACCACCAGCAACAGATCGCAGGGATGAGTGATTAGTTCTTTTTCAAAGCGTACCATGATATTAGCGGTTTGTTCCGCCTGGGTGCCGCCCCCCGCTTCCAGATTAGCATCTGGTTCAGGAATGCCCAGCTGTTCAAAAAATGAATGACTCATGTTTTTGTCGTAATGCTGGCCGGTATGTACCAGACGAAAGCTGATATCATACCCGTTCGCTTGTTTTTCCTGGATAGCAGCGATGATAGGCGCTATTTTCATAAAGTTTGGGCGCGCACCCGCAATAATGGTTAACTTCATATCGATATGGTTTTAATATGGTTCGAACCTGCTTCTTCAGCAGGTGGTTTCGCAATATGGTTTTTTCAAAGTCTGTTTATGCTACGGTTTGTTTGTATAATTCAAGCAGTTCCTCTCCGCCATTAATCATACGGTGAGGTATATACGTTGTTTTGCTTCTTTGCATTTTGCTGATCGCATCCTCTATCTCCCATTCATTCAATCCTACCAGCTGTGTGCCCGGAGGCCTGTTCACCACATCTGTTGCCAGCACCTGTTTTTCGAGGAACAAAGCTTCTTTCACCGACAGTGAATCACCGTCGGTAGTGGTGATTCGCAGAAA
The genomic region above belongs to Chitinophaga sp. 180180018-3 and contains:
- the wecB gene encoding UDP-N-acetylglucosamine 2-epimerase (non-hydrolyzing), whose translation is MKLTIIAGARPNFMKIAPIIAAIQEKQANGYDISFRLVHTGQHYDKNMSHSFFEQLGIPEPDANLEAGGGTQAEQTANIMVRFEKELITHPCDLLLVVGDVTSTLACAIVAKKMKIRVAHVEGGIRSGDITMPEEVNRLVTDAITDYFFTTSVVANTNLQKEGKAGAQILFVGNTMIDTLLKQRSRFIPPAIWEQAGLQPRQYFVMTLHRPANVDEENNLGLLIGEIMDNSRELPVIFPVHPRTAKSLEKVAVNHPRLHLVEPLGYLEFNYLVENAKAVITDSGGITEETTVMGVPCMTLRDSTERPETCLTGTNELLGTDPKALAPAMQRLFEGKWKKGAIPALWDGKTAERIVAHLIELFAVKEQPAVAYE
- a CDS encoding alginate lyase family protein, which gives rise to MSSLNTVFNGIKVVRNMGLRYVAFRSAHELNRRTGRLKRRFPKAPAFQRYLSLEEWKQQSVNFFFKSREDVKVPRQPAPEIAQRFERIRKNELIFFNGVTLPLGPDFSWLRNPDTGYVYNGAAHWTEINDYSATAGDIKFVWERARFAWLYDVIRYDHHFGADNAKLVFEAILSWIEANPVNCGPHYKCSQEISLRVLNWTFALYFYRHSPALTNELFDHIQYAIYWQLHHVYHNINFSRIAVRNNHAITETLTLYLGGLLFPSLPEAAQWKARGRKWFEQEIAYQIYNDGTFLQFSMNYHRVVIQLLTWALQLSTLNGEVFAPVVREKALKSLSFLRVCMNDGNGWLPNYGANDGALFFGLNNHHYRDYRPQLQALSMLLQVDAAFPDIYEDTWWYGISPFEFKTKVLEENKAIYAFPEGGYYICREKDTLTMLRCGSHKDRPSQADNLHLDIWHHNENLLMDAGSYKYNTDEETLRYFMGTASHNTVMLGNYDQMLKGPRFIWYNWSQCSRAKLYETAEEYIWEGAVSVFQHVGADIVHIRQVRKNKQQPVWVVKDHILHKPPYLDMRQLWHMPSAEKLTLKAEDSKGAILQPHFQPGMYSSLYGVKEENATVVFASDADTIITEIII